Proteins from a genomic interval of Lolium perenne isolate Kyuss_39 chromosome 1, Kyuss_2.0, whole genome shotgun sequence:
- the LOC127292841 gene encoding UDP-xylose transporter 3, producing MGVGGEKFQLGTVGALGLSVVSSVSIVICNKALMSSLGFTFATTLTSWHLLVTFCSLHVALWMKFFEHKAFDSRTVMGFGVLNGISIGLLNLSLGFNSVGFYQMTKLAIIPCTVILETLFFRKKFSRTIQISLSVLLLGVGVATVTDLQLNAVGSILSLLAIITTCIAQIMTNTIQKKFKVSSTQLLYQSCPYQSLTLFLIGPFLDGFLTNQNVFAFNYTSQVVFFIVLSCLISVSVNFSTFLVIGKTSPVTYQVLGHLKTCLVLTFGYVLLHDPFSWRNILGILIAVVGMVLYSYFCSKEPKNTEVSPQQTKEGDSAPLISDSLSKVENGGDDDEPLKVPMWSSKYSRA from the exons ATGGGTGTCGGAGGGGAGAAGTTCCAGCTGGGGACGGTGGGGGCGCTGGGCCTCTCGGTGGTCTCCTCCGTCTCCATTGTCATCTGCAACAAGGCCCTCATGagctccctcggcttcacctttg CCACCACCTTGACGAGCTGGCATCTCCTAGTCACGTTCTGCTCACTTCACGTAGCATTGTGGATGAAGTTCTTCGAGCACAAGGCTTTTGATTCAAGAACTGTCATGGGGTTTGGAGTACTTAATGGCATCTCCATTGGGCTCCTCAATTTGAGTCTTGGTTTCAATTCTGTTGGTTTTTACCAG ATGACAAAGCTGGCCATTATCCCCTGCACTGTTATCTTGGAGACTCTTTTCTTCAGGAAGAAGTTCAG CCGGACTATCCAGATCTCCCTTTCTGTGCTCCTTTTGGGTGTTGGTGTTGCAACTGTAACTGACCTGCAACTCAATGCCGTGGGATCCATACTGTCCTTGCTGGCAATTATCACGACCTGCATTGCTCAGATC ATGACAAACACAATTCAGAAGAAATTTAAGGTTTCTTCAACCCAGCTGCTGTACCAGTCTTGCCCTTACCAATCACTGACGCTGTTTCTTATTGGTCCGTTCCTTGATGGATTTTTGACTAACCAAAATGTCTTCGCTTTCAATTACACATCTCAAGTTGTG TTTTTCATTGTATTGTCATGTTTGATATCGGTCTCAGTAAACTTTAGCACATTTCTTGTGATCGGGAAGACGTCTCCTGTCACTTACCAAGTCCTGGGCCATCTTAAAACATGCCTAGTTCTGACCTTTGGTTACGTTTTGCTTCACGATCCATTTAGCTGGAGAAATATACTTGGCATCCTAATTGCTGTAGTTGGGATGGTACTATATTCATACTTCTGCTCAAAAGAGCCAAAAAATACTGAAGTCTCCCCACAGCAG ACAAAAGAAGGCGACTCGGCACCTTTGATCTCAGACTCTCTGAGCAAAGTTGAAAACGGAGGCGATGACGACGAGCCTTTGAAGGTACCGATGTGGAGCTCCAAGTACTCAAGGGCGTGA
- the LOC127292850 gene encoding uncharacterized protein has protein sequence MATRRSPATTAYRRLLLLFLPFLLIASYFLPFASAYRPGDIVPMLRSGQYHGSRSVWFDVIGRHCPSFAVNREVLMPIPKPTGFTGADPYKITFQIGHEKFHLPWLYVINRKSSQVPLIDFHLKYTGNDLLGVTAKVVDMPQHFLELHPDIKKHFWDPQNWPKYVLVSYTWEEQSEIDVAGGFYMLFGSGLVLSFVLAIYVLQSSQEKLTRFVREAVSDSSLPEGGIAKVE, from the exons ATGGCCACTCGCCGGAGCCCAGCCACCACCGCCTACCGCCGCCTCCTCctactcttcctccccttcctgctaATTGCCTCGTACTTCCTCCCCTTCGCCTCCGCCTACCGCCCCGGCGACATCGTCCCCATGCTCCGCTCCGGCCAGTACCACGGC TCCAGGTCGGTGTGGTTCGACGTCATCGGCCGCCACTGCCCGTCCTTCGCGGTCAACCGGGAG GTGCTGATGCCGATCCCCAAGCCCACGGGGTTCACTGGTGCTGATCCGTATAAGAT AACCTTTCAGATTGGACACGAAAAGTTCCATCTTCCTTGGCTGTATGTTATAAACCGCAAAAGCTCTCAAGTTCCATTGATAGATTTTCATTTG AAGTACACTGGAAATGATTTACTTGGTGTTACGGCCAAAGTGGTGGACATGCCTCAGCATT TTTTGGAACTTCATCCTGACATAAAGAAGCATTTCTGGGATCCACAGAACTGGCCAAAATATGTCCTTGTTAGTTATACATG GGAGGAGCAATCAGAGATAGATGTTGCTGGAGGATTCTATATGTTATTTGGATCTG GTCTCGTTCTTTCCTTCGTCCTTGCAATCTATGTCTTGCAATCGTCTCAGGAGAAGTTGACAAG GTTTGTGCGGGAAGCAGTTTCTGATAGCAGCCTACCTGAAGGAGGGATTGCAAAGGTGGAGTGA
- the LOC127292834 gene encoding 5-amino-6-(5-phospho-D-ribitylamino)uracil phosphatase, chloroplastic: MESCSFRTATSPSPFSSAPSSSSSPRAPCPNLRFPRERNGRQMRMRRRASGFDAFPPLPGKVFVEETIGAEYGEGFETFRMDGPLNIDVDYLNEKLQECFLQRIRHAMKPDEAFGLIFSWDNVIADTDSLKLDAWRQLALEEGKDIPTSAHIQRSILHGAADHVLKKVLYWAKEDDQMDRLKARLIELYYESLFKLDTPVEGLREWLDAVRTAGIPCAVASSLDRRCMVEALDRMSLSKYFKAIVTDEDDMESIAHRFLSAAVKLDRKPSKCIVFEDDPRGVTAAHNCTMMAVSLIGAHPAYELEQADLAVAKYNDLSVINLRRLFAHKGISFMDMQKQIIERSPPKRKLTVDTIF, translated from the exons ATGGAGTCGTGCAGCTTCCGCACCGCCACCTCTCCTTCGCCGTTCTCCTCGgccccgtcgtcctcctcctcccctcGTGCGCCATGCCCCAATCTCCGATTCCCG AGAGAAAGAAATGGGAGGCAGATGCGGATGCGGAGGAGGGCGTCGGGATTTGATGCCTTCCCGCCCCTCCCAGGCAAGGTCTTCGTCGAGGAG ACAATCGGAGCTGAATATGGGGAAGGCTTTGAGACATTTAGGATGGACGGACCACTCAATATCGATGTG GATTATTTGAACGAAAAACTACAAGAATGCTTCCTTCAAAGGATAAGGCATGCTATGAAGCCAGATGAAGCATTTGGGCTAATTTTCTCATGGGACAATGTTATT GCTGACACAGACTCACTAAAGTTGGATGCTTGGAGACAGCTTGCTTTGGAGGAAG GGAAGGACATCCCTACTTCTGCTCACATCCAAAGGAGTATTCTTCATGGTGCTGCTGACCATGTCCTTAAAAag GTTTTGTATTGGGCAAAAGAGGATGATCAAATGGATAGACTGAAGGCACGTCTTATAGAGCTGTACTATGAAAGTCTCTTCAAA CTTGATACACCAGTAGAAGGATTGAGAGAATGGTTGGATGCAGTTCGGACAGCAGGTATACCATGCGCTGTGGCATCATCCCTGGATAGGAGATGCATGGTTGAAGCTTTGGATAGGATGTCACTAAGCAAATACTTCAAG GCGATAGTGACCGATGAGGATGATATGGAGTCAATAGCACATAGATTTCTTTCAGCTGCTGTGAAG TTAGATCGGAAGCCCTCGAAATGCATAGTGTTTGAGGATGACCCCAGAGGCGTTACAGCTGCTCACAACTGCACTATGATGGCAGTTTCATTGATTGGTGCTCATCCTGC GTATGAGCTGGAGCAAGCAGACCTTGCCGTTGCGAAATACAACGACCTCTCGGTGATCAACCTGAGAAGGCTGTTTGCACACAAGGGGATAAGCTTCATGGACATGCAGAAGCAGATAATTGAGAGGTCGCCCCCCAAGAGGAAGCTGACCGTGGACACCATCTTCTGA